Proteins co-encoded in one Hyla sarda isolate aHylSar1 chromosome 4, aHylSar1.hap1, whole genome shotgun sequence genomic window:
- the UBL5 gene encoding ubiquitin-like protein 5, with the protein MIEVVCNDRLGKKVRVKCNSEDTIKDLKKLIAAQTGTRWEKIVLKKWYTIFKDHVSLADYEIHDGMNLELYYQ; encoded by the exons ATGATTGAAGTTGTCTGCAATGACCGATTAGGGAAGAAAGTGCGAGTAAAATGCAA CTCAGAAGACACCATCAAAGACCTGAAAAAGCTGATAGCTGCTCAGACAGGAACCCGGTGGGAGAAGATCGTCCTGAAGAAGTG GTATACAATATTCAAGGATCACGTATCACTTGCTGACT ATGAAATTCACGACGGGATGAACCTAGAGCTGTATTACCAGTAA